Below is a genomic region from Carassius auratus strain Wakin chromosome 2, ASM336829v1, whole genome shotgun sequence.
GATCGCAAGAAGGTGGAGAAGATGATCCAAGGCTACCAGGATGAGATCAGTAACATCAGAGATTGTCTGGAGTTCATGCAAGTATGTTTGGCTTTCCATTTGTTTGTCTATCTGGCTGTCTGTCTATCTGCATCTCACTTctgaattttcttttgtgttggTAGGAAGGAATGAACACCCTGCAGGAATGGGATTTTAAGGGGTACTCTGAGAGTGTGGTCAACACTAGTCTTAGCCGTAACATAAAGCATGTAATGAAAGAAGGTGGACGAGCAGGTAAAGCCCTTTTGATAAACACTGATAGGCTTATCAACACTGTGAAAGTTCTAGGTGTTGCAGGAGGTGCTGCCAAAGCCGCCAAGGCCATCAGTATCACCACAGGGGTCATGTCCACTCTCTTCCTCGCCCTGGATGTCTTCTTTCTTGCCAAAGACTCCAATGAACTTCACAAAGGTGCCAAGACCAAATTTGCCTCCAAGATCCGGGAAGTCTGCGAAGAGCTTCAACATGGCCTACTGGAACTAAACAAAGTGAAGACTCAGCTTCAAAAGACCATGGATGGAATCGAAGTGGAAGAatatgaggaagaggaggaggatgaagaccaATGTGAGTCAGATCCTGTTAAACTGGCTCTACTTGAGGAAGAAATAGATCAGTTGGAGGAGAAACTTGACCAGAAAACTGTGCCATGGCAAATGAACCATGCAAGAGAGGAGATTCCGAGAAATAtaccctaaaaaataaataaaatgagtagTCAAAGAGACAAGTCAATGGTAAAGAATCTTTTCAGTGAGCTAATATATCGAAACAACAAAAGCACTAAATTCAaagatttgaaagaaaaaaaggagagtGGGAAGAAGCCATTATATTTGATAAGACTTGAAGTgatttagaatatataaaaagaaagacTTTACACAGATGTTGCCCACAACCTATAGTCTATAATTAAGATGTTCACAGTTGGCTAGTGTGGTTTACAACTTGTTTCAGTTTCACGTTttgagtgtggaaactttaaatgAACAGTTATTTGGACCATAGGTTCCAAGTCACATGAATCTCTGGGGTATGTGCAGGTGGCACAAGTTTGAATCATGGTCCTGTccaaaaaataatgtaatcatacaattgtttataaaaaaaaaaaattatatatatatatataatatacattttctgttttctgtcagtCAATTAGTAGGTAGTTTGTTTGATTTAACATTTATTGCCAGAATGCTTTATGTAGtaattttccctcttttttttatgcaaaatgagtttttgtatttttttagtaaaGCCCTTGTCTTGTCTCATTTTTTAGCACTTGTCTTTTAAAACACCAATTTATTCAATCTAAAATGAGTCTTTATTGGCCAACATGTTGAAGATTTTCCGAAAGGCAGTCAAGTCGTTAAGTTGAGATGTTTCCTCAAGTTTATTCTGCATACTCCGAAATTGAGATTAGCATTTATCTACTATCGACAATTTCCTTCCATTTAGTGCATCCAAAAACAGcactgagctttttttttttttgataacatttaagtCCAAGGGCCTCTGATAAAATCCACCTGCAGCAGAGCAATAAGTCACAGGTAGAGGTGTGACTGAGGATGCTTCTCTGCCTTACAGTGTCTCATGGACCATGGGGCCTCATGTTTCTCTTCTTGTGTGTACATTTAGGACTAAGTCTGAAAGAAGTGGAGAAGGTGCCCTCTGCTGTTGAAGAGTATGTTTATACGTGTTTGGTATTTAGGGTATTCACAGTTTATAtggtgttatttatttgtttactattGTAGTATGATGGCATTATCCCTTCACACACGATTTCATATGACATTTGAGAGCTAAATATTTGCACTGTCCTACACATCAGAACCAAACATGAGTAAACTTGCAttcattaaatgattaaattaagcAAATCATGAATGTGCTTCATTTCGGGGACAGCAAAGAACTAGAAATAAAGCTATAAAAAATACCCCCTCACTTTGTGCTTAATGCTTTTTCTGCATTAATGTTCTTCTTAAACACAGTATTTTAGTTTGCAACCTACAAGCAATATTTACTTGCAATATGCATTTCCAATATCCATTAAATATGTTTGATGGAAAAAAAACGAATGTTATATAATGCTTTTTACTTTATATGACCACTGACTCATCGACCTAGGACATACAATGCAGCTCAGGACATACAGTTCTTTTTACTGAAGCATATATTTGAGTCACacagagaaaaaagaaataagtaTGGGTTAGAGCACTGAAGTagacataagcacacacacacaggaaaagaAGTACAGGGCAATACAGGACAGATTTTGTCTGTTCTAACTGTTCAACAATAAAATGTGTCACACTTCATATAATACGTACAGAATCATAACAGATGTATTCAGTTATTGCATTGTCAGTGACTATTTGAGAACAATAAAAGACAAATGACATTTTCATCAGGCCTGTCTCAATGCAATTACAGACATCATTTGTCCCATTAACTGTGAGATCATCTTGAGCGTCTATAGACTGCTCTCATTAATATCAGCTATTCTGAGATATCTGTAGAGACTGTTTTAATTATAGGGGAAGGAGAACGAGAAAGACACTTAAAATAGATCAAAATGTAACACTTTCCTTGATAATCATCTCCATTTGAATCACCAGTTCCCAATAATTCAAGGGTCTTGTTGCATGTCGGTAAATTCTGGATTTAAAGCAAAAGGCATTTAGCTAATTTTAGTGAGTTTGACGAGCTTTAAAAAGGTTCTTGACCTTGTGCTAAATTCAACCAGCCggtaaaatacagtaaactgaacaaaaatgttaaactGTGCCTGTTTCACTTGTATTTCAAGGTTATTTGCCTAGTTTAATATAGGGATACAATTGACAATATCAAACTACATAATTTTATACGGTGTCTTGATTAAATCCTTGTCCACATTGCAGAAATATGCAAGATATGGCTATTGCTAATCCTTCTGTTAGGTTATGCCAGGttaatatagcttttttttaatcaactaaTCTTATGGTCTGCTGTTGATATATAGAAATTCCGGTAATACCTTACAATTAGGTttacaataatgcattaaattacattaacagTGAGCAGTTCCtttgttactgtatttattaatctttgttaacattagtttaaaAACCCAACCGTTAATTAATGTTTAGATCCTTCAAATAATATTAACTCATACAGCGTTTGATTTGTTCTGTTGTTCTGTTACATCATTGTATactgaatatattaaataatagatAATGTTGCACGTCAGTAACTGATGCTCCTACCTATATTTATGTCTacaggagaggagagaaaggATGAAGACAAATCTAGACAAATACAACAAGAACAAAACCTCAAGTGAGAATCCTCCCCTGTTCTTATGTCTTAAACTCTAATCAACCCAGCATGCTGATGCTACTGGGCTATCATTTGTTTTCCAAACCCCTAATTTCCCACCCACACTTGACTTTTCCCTTTTCCCTATCTATTCCTTATTAAATCTCTTTCCATTTTGAATATTGTGGAAGGTGTTTTTATCCTCTGCACtgattctttcattcattcttcccttttctacttcttttttttctggaagcgtctgaactgattctgtattGCCAAAGCTGCCTTTTCTGTCTCTGGCGCATCCAGATCAATGTCGATCTCTTCTTCAGGTTCTTGTGTAGGGTTCTTCCCTGCTTTGTCCACCGGTTTCTCCTGGGGGGCTGAGTCACACATGACAGAAACATTGACAATGTCAGTGACACAGTAaaattatttctttcatttttgaaaCAATCCCAATTCAGGTTAAATCctgtttaataaattttttatacattttaataccacagaacttttattttaaagttttacctATCTTGAAAAGAAAGCTAAAGAGTTTGTTGGGAGCATTTAATGTCTTAACGCTAAGCAGGTACTCATCTACTCACTATACTCAGctactacaatatatatatatatatatatatatatatatatatatatatatatatatatatatatatatatatatatatatatatatatatatatttgttaaacaacataacattttaaataaagactaAAAGAGTTGTTCGAAGTTTAATGGTGGTGATGTTAAAGTTATGTGACTGCGACATAATTGGTTTATATCCTATGTTTagctttttaatgaatttttatgaTTGCATTTAGCCTTCAAATtcttgtgttcatttgtgaagattattaTTATGAACAAAACGTAAGAATTTTGTTGCAATAATCTAAGAGCCAGTGTAAAAAAATCCTTTTGGGTTTTTGTCGAGGCAAACCAGGGAGATGCTGACTTCGGAGGTGGCTTGCAAAAATACATAATCACTGCAACACATCATTTGCAAAAATTTTTATTCAACCAATTTTTGCACTTCTGTTTGGTGTCACTAGAGGCACacaaatgacacacttcagctttaaaggGATAAGTCAGACTCCATCTGACTTCTATTGTATGGACAAAACcagctgaaacattcttcaaaaggtcttatttttaaattaaatgctcCTTTAAGTTATTATGAGCTTATTTAATTATCTGATGGGACTTGCAACATTAGAGCTTTGGTGAGATGAAAGGGTAAGCCAGCCGAATATACACTGACCTTATGGGAATAACCAACCTACACTAAACTGCAATAAAGAACTGTCTCCTGAGCGAATGCATTCTTGAGGTCTCATGTATATGCATGTGCACTTTTTTGTTAAGAGAATGGAGAGAGAGAACTCAACTGATCCTTAAcgataaaaatagtaaaaacagataaaaatcagACTGCACTGGTAGACACCTGTTTTGTGGTTACACatatatttgtacaaatataaaCCTGTAACTATACAGTTCTTGTGGAGAACAAAGCATGAAGGTTTTCAAGAAATCAATTGTGAAAAATACTAACATGGTGTAATGAAATGCATAAACTCACCTTTTTTGTCTGTGGCGGGCCCCTGGGTGCTGTTGGGAGGATTAGATGAACTGTTCTGTAAGAAAGAGATGGCAACTACCAGGTTTATCATTGTGTGAAAGCATGcagtataaacaaaaataacaacatttgtgAATTTTTATGTGGTCTGGTTTTAGGTTCCATTAAATTGAAAGCTGATGTGGGCTTTATGAGTTGTGTGTTAAGTCGCTGAGTGATAAAGACCCCTTAAACCCCATCGGTTTAACCCTCTTTTTCAATTCTGTGTGCAATCTGGTACAGCGGCACTCAACCCTGGAGAGGATCCCCATAAGATGCGCGCTGggtttttatatgtgtgtgtgtatattctttattattttttaaattcattaatcCATGATAACATTTGTAGTTGAAGAGCAGGGACCCAATTTATGGTCCACAAATATCATATTTATctgtttgatatattttaaaggaaagtgtgcttttgtatttttgttaaagaGAGAATCCGTCACCATCATTATGTTACCTTTTCAATGTGCACATCATGAATAAACTACTTGAGGCCAAAATGCATTCATCTGTGACCTTGCTTCTTCAATTAAGAGAATAAATTAGCCTTGAGATGATGCCCTAGATTTGAGTTATTCATATAGACACCAACATCCAAAATGTGTCAATGTATGTTCATGTATTTATTGTGTTACTtaattgatttgaatgtgtacttTCAGCAACAAATTGACAGTTAACCTGAGAAACTCCAAGATATTTACTTTAAGCggttaatatactgtaaatacttCTTACAGTTTATCTATAGAGCACAGAAAATGTCATCAAGGGAGATGAAATAGAACAttacctaaacacacacacatattatccACTGTCTTGCTGCAAAGGAGTTTTTCAAATGCAAATCTCTGCAGCCATTTTTTTTAACGAGAGAACCTCTTCACCTTACCCTTACTCTGAACCTGCCTCAGCTTCCCCTCTCTAGTATGTTTTAAGGCATCCAAAAATCCACCACTCTCTCTGAGCTGCCAGATAAAATCCCTTAGAGCGGAAAAACATGACAACTTTCGTCTCAAGAATTTTCATGTTCTTCCTATATGTAGTTCTGTTGTTTATTTTCTATCCTATAATATGCAAAAACTTGGTTATTTGAGTATTATGGAGGTAAGACTTTTGACACTTCTGGCTTCCACATTTAAAAGACATGATGATGGGGGGCATGGGATAACAATAACCAGCCGGCTGGTGCCCAGTTGTCCATTACTTTTTCTCTGCTACCTTACCTTAGTTTCACTCTCACACATCATTAATACACATGAGCCCATGGCACAATCCCCATCTGCTAATTAGCCAAGCTCATATCAGCAAGGTCAAGCTCCCCTGAGCCACTTATTAATTGGCAATTAATAGGACACACAAAATGAATGTAAAGCATTTTCATAATAAAACGGGAATcttaaagatttatatttttaattgagtaaaaaaaGCGCtgtaaaatgcattgcaaaatatATAAAGGGATGGCTTAGCTGTCAAGCCAGCTCTAATTTCTCTTCAGTAAAGATGAAAAACATAACTCTTTTATATTTCTCATCTTTACTGAAGAAAATTTTGAGGTGTCTTAAAGCAATGTAACGTTACTCTTCAATGCAACCTACATAGCTCAAAGGATTTCAGTTATTAACCCTTTTTTTGGCCTCAACAAAGAACATATTCACATTGAGCGTAATACtatagatatttattatttttacttttaagcaACTCTGGTTTATcagatttaaaataacaaaacaaaacaaaacactcacCTCACTCATAGTTCTGAGAGAAGTCGAATGTCTTGGGTTCGCAGAGAATTTGTAGAGTGATTCCGAAAcactaaataaatgaaatatctcCTTTTTTGTCAAAGTGCTTTAAAATTATCTCAGAACAACTGAACCGAGAATATTATGCTCAGAACTGAAATCTGCATCTCTCATCCCGGTAAACACGCccctgcgctctctctctctctctctctctctctctctctctctctctctctctctcagaagaaTAGATATTGGGCTATATTATTATCTGTATAAACAGGTTATGTTGCTGTTTTTATTGCTGATGATGAAGTGGTATGACAATACTACTACTTTCTTGATTACAattataatatgataaaatattattatgaaaacttATTGTTATGACTATTattattcctgtagctcaactggtagagcacgcgagcaagcaagcaagcgcaaggttgggggttcgattccccgggaacacatgatatgtaaaaatgtatagcctgaatgcactgtaagtcgctttggataaaagcgtctgctaaatgcataaatttattttaatttattcatttattactatttatttgcattcatgattattataattaatgaatcgtattaatattttaagatatgttagccatttcttttacttttataaataggTTGCTTTCCAATTAGTataatgatggtgatgatgatacttttgtgattattttcggaatattataattaaaatcatcttcataaatgtaaatggCGGATTCGTAATACATAGCttagtgtttgtgtatttttagtgtgaacataataaatgtaaaacatgtatCAGTGTGTAGCGCCGCTGTGTTTATGAATCTTGACTCACTTCCGGAGAACGAGCGACTTGCCggaaaaagaaagaggaaaaaaatagaaGCGCTAACGAAAACATAAACACTGCGGGCACGACCAAAACGTGACCTAAAACTGCGGGTCTTTTGGATCGCCGGTGCGTGAGTGTGTTGAGGGCACAACTAACTAATGTGTCGAGCTTTTGTTTCCGCGTGACTCGAAGGTGAAGGAAGGGAAATCTGCGCAGAGGATTAACAAGTGCGGAGATTTTGGGCCTACAGTAACGTTAGAGGTAACACCTCTCGCTAGTTAGCTCTCCATTTTCTCGCAACGACCAATGTTTACATGTTGTCAGCTCGGGTCAGCACTCATATCAGATCCGAAATTGAGGTGCTGAACTCGTGTTTTTAGTGCACGACACATTACAACAtatttcctcgtcatgacgtttttgtaattttgagAATATATCTCTCTTTGTTTCAAACTGTAGAACCTGTACAACTACTTGCTTGCCAACATCCGTGTGCGCGTGCAAAACTAGCCAGCAGCTTTTCTATTTTTGACCAGGATACTGCCACAAAAGCAAGTGCTAAGATTAGTTAGCACACTAGCTTGTCGCAGACAGTTTACTGCGCACTCTCAAGTTGTTGTGGCATTAACACTAATGCACAAACACTTCTAAGTTGCTATGTAAGGGTCGTCTGCAGTTGGATTCAGTTGTTACTGTACAAGGTAATGTTATGGGTTTTGCGATTAGAGGCAACTTAGGTGTTTACAATGCCAGCTATTTACTATGCAAGGCTTATTTTGCCACTTTTAGCTGATGTCAGGGATCCTGTCAGTCACCGGATGGGTCAGCACCTTTTAAATATGTCAAAAGGGCAGTAATGCCTTTTTATGTTTGTCAGTTTGAAGACTGCATTTCGTTCAGACCTCTAGTAATCATCGACTATATGAAATACTAACATTAAATGATCCGTCAAGAATTCTTTAACCGTACCCTCAactctcaagtttttttttatgtgttgaaaataatgttatttGGTGACTATCCAGTGTGTGATTGATTAAAGAAAGccattttctattttctctttataGGGTCTCTTCTGTCAGAAGGGACAGTTGGACAGAATGTGCGATACAGATGGTAAATCCAGTGTCCCAAATGGTAAGTTAAGCATTAAGTAAAAGTatacccaaaactgaaaatgttgtCCTTGTGCGGTACCATCCCAATACTGTTTTCTTATTGATTGAACTACAAAAGATCTTAAGCAGAGTGCCTCATTCTCCATAtaaggaaagtaaaaaaaaataaaaaaaatcaccctgAAATATTCTAACAAAAGTCTATgcaatttattcttattattacatATCTTCCGAAGTCCTATGATATTTGTCCGAGGAATAGACTAACATTTAGGTCACTAACTGCAGTGTTGACATTATTATCCATTATAACATATCATTTTGTGCTTCACggaagaaaattaataaaatgaggtCAATGTGACATGAGAGGGAATAAAATCTTGGGTGAAATGCTCATAATCTCTGATGTATTCAATGATGGCAAAAGTAGCCAATTTTTATGTCTGGGGCTTAATTTACCAGGTGGTTCTGATGATCCAGAACCTGGAGAAGATAGAGAAGAGGCAGACACATCTGCAGCGCCAGAGACCCAGACCAGTCCTGATTCAGGTATGGAGCCAAATAGAGCCCTAACTGTCATATTCACTACTCTGCATGACttaggggtcagtaagatttaaaaaaatgttttaatagacATCTCTTGCACTCAACAAGgctagtaatattgtgaaatattgttacaattaaaaaaatatatatttttttatttttattcctttgatggcaaaccTGCatttccagtcttcattgtcacattatctttcagaaatcatcgaatatgctaatttggtgctcaagaaacttttctttttattagcaatgttaaaaaacagttgtgttgcttaatagtTTTCTGGAAACCATTAAACAGTAAAAATTTTCaggatgctttgatgaatagtaagttcaaaagaacagcatttatttgatatagaatTCCTTTGTAATATCCTAAgtgtttttactgtcatttttgagcatccttgctgaataaaagttttaattaattaaagaatagaccttaaaatgattgtgtgtatttgttatgGAATCTTCTGATAATGTTAGAGTTACCTTGACAGAGGGTTATGCAAATAAGCAGTGCTCCACTAATTGTTGAAGTTTTCTCTTGACAGCAAATTTGAGTTCAGCCCCAGAGGGAAGTGAGGATGGTCAGGAAAGACCGATGGTAAACTCTGAGCAGAAACAGGGGCCAGGAGAAGAGGAGGACACTGACAGTATGGATGGCAGTGGTCTGTACTCTCTCACtgaagaaggagaaagagagagtgagggaggagGGCAGCGAGAGCGGGGAAAAGATGAAAGTAAGAGATCCACCAGGAAGAGGAATCGACCCAGTGGTGGAGCCACACACCACTCTTCCagttcagatgatgatgatgatgaagaagaagaagaggaggaggaggaagaggatgctGAGGAAGAAGATGAGCAAGCCATGGAAGCCTGGCTGGGAGCAGACCTGTGTGACCTGAGTCGCCCTTCTTGGTGCGCGGTCCCGTCACTGCGTGCCCGAGAGATTGGAAGTCATTCACATCAGTTTGTGAGGAGGGTGTGTGGGGCGCGAGGTCTAGTTCAGAGGCTGGAACTGCAGGGCCGTTTGGAGAGACACACAGGCTGCGTGAACACCCTCCACTTTAACCCCTCTGGCACCCGCCTGGCTTCTGGTAGCGATGACCTCCGCGTGGTGATCTGGGACTGGGCTCGCAGAAGGGCAGAGTTGGAATTTGACAGTGGACATAAGAGCAATGTCTTTCAGGTGAAAAAGCTCTAGAATCTTGATTAGAAATGTGGCATATTTCTGTTCCACTCCAAATTTAAGGTCTGTTATGGCAAACATTGTTGTCTTGTTagaaaataacaacatttttaaaatgttcctgTACTGTAACACTGCTATTCTAAAATTTGGAGTCAACAAGTTTCCACTAGTGTGTTTTCGTTTTCAAACGgccttttaaaatgaaaacgatcTTCGTCTACACTTGTGTTTTCACTACGTTTCAGAAACGATCTCTGTCCACACTACACAA
It encodes:
- the pcp4l1 gene encoding Purkinje cell protein 4-like protein 1 — protein: MSENSSSNPPNSTQGPATDKKAPQEKPVDKAGKNPTQEPEEEIDIDLDAPETEKAALAIQNQFRRFQKKKK